One Urechidicola croceus genomic window, ATTAACAACTATTTAGTAATTCCTTTAAAGCAGAAAGTAAATAAAAAGTCTACTGCTAGATATGTGCATAAATTAGTTGCGCAACATTTTATCAGCAAAGAAAGTGCAGATTGTAAATTTGTAATTCATTTGAATTATGATAAAAAAGACAATCGTGTAGAAAATTTAAAGTGGGCTACTAAAAGGGAGAAGGAGATACATCAATTCAGTAATCCTATATATAAAAATAGACCTAAAACTATTACTTATTCAAAACTAACTGAAGGTCGAGTTAAATTAATAAAAAGAAAAATAAACGACCCAAATCGTAAAACTAGAATGAAAATGATAGCAAAGCAATTTGGAGTTTCAACTATGCAATTGTATAGAATTAAAAGTGGTGAAAATTGGAGTCACGTTACTGAATAGTAATTAACTGTTTTTCTTTTTAAATAAGCCTTTTGCATTGTTATAATCTATATAGTAAATAAGTTTTAAGGAAAGATTATTTTGTTTAGGTTGCTCAAATAAGTTGGTTAAATTCTCTCCAAATTTCAATTTAGACTGATTGTCTTCATTGAAAATAGAATTACGATATAGGGCCACTAATTGACTTCCTGGAGCAAATTGCCAAGAGTAGTTTAGGTCTAGGTTCCAAATATTGTAGTTTATATCGTGATTGTCGGAATATTCGCTATTAGAAAGAGTTCCGTTTTCTTCAAGTAAGAAAAATTGATTGTCATATTTTATTGGAGACCAGTAGTGCCTGAATGTTAAGCCAAGACCAGATTTTACATTGAAGTTGTATTTTCCTGAAATAGAATTTGTGATTGTTTTTGTATCGCGATTTCCAAATATAATTTCTGCATTATCTAAT contains:
- a CDS encoding HNH endonuclease, which encodes MIRNLHNEKWKEIQFDEKIDEKEKYKISNYGRLINCKGDEEKYYKPSHINNYLVIPLKQKVNKKSTARYVHKLVAQHFISKESADCKFVIHLNYDKKDNRVENLKWATKREKEIHQFSNPIYKNRPKTITYSKLTEGRVKLIKRKINDPNRKTRMKMIAKQFGVSTMQLYRIKSGENWSHVTE